In Argopecten irradians isolate NY chromosome 11, Ai_NY, whole genome shotgun sequence, one DNA window encodes the following:
- the LOC138335549 gene encoding ubiquitin carboxyl-terminal hydrolase Usp2-like, protein MRIHLNNQQAHQQQQQQLQQQQQQQGMYHAKNLYQSNLNFPLNTQANSMPNKNFHPPSNGRQLQQTQPTPNFWPKLPRMRLPSAFKSSTTAPSNATTGSTDDHYQLRREEYSFSAEVPSNIRSNQQAAVRGTDYNSPPTKLSWFGENLVRRPLRRGVPESFVSEGSSLKNRFISAFGFSSTPDKPPGLRNEGQNLCFMNSIIQCLARTPKLTQLLSLESSKESECSMEEALLLSSIVEIIENCKVEGNTKVLDPIAFRQAASSLSNSVVAMPTGRQTQQDAAEFYMWFMDSLHCLLNKNRKSSPNEDKKSNTNERLKTLKFIYGDLNPAKLQDLKLACKQEIEQAHGLQNNSYAEPVQRLSDLEWLTYKAENSSVIDNLFTGQLVIGYHCLTDNRITVNMQTFNILPVPIVSPREVSGLVMLADCFTTFCNVEHLTGQDGLDHTAWCPGAEKTSTPVRNVFSPSAPKVNGRKRVFSSVDSVLGASPVPSNPMSPIPGNGEFVNDSGFQDSLFKTSTPIADGGKFSFIPQHQRLKDAQRRCLLRQLPECLVIQLMRFNYNPFSRQSNKIQTPVSIPLRDLDLTQIMFDTVTNREDLSAPEHSHKYDLYGVCVHLGADTTSYGHYISYCLQPENNTWYKFDDENVTEVNMEYELTMRELRENAYILFYKKAATTSTQT, encoded by the exons ATGAGGATTCACTTGAACAACCAGCAAgcacatcaacaacaacaacaacagctgcagcagcagcaacaacaacaagGAATGTATCATGCAAAAAATCTATACCAAAGCAACTTAAACTTTCCTCTGAATACACAAGCTAACTCAATGCCAAATAAAAACTTTCATCCTCCCAGCAATGGTAGACAACTGCAACAAACACAACCTACACCAAATTTCTGGCCAAAATTACCTCGAATGagactaccaagtgcatttaaaAGTTCTACTACCGCCCCTTCAAATGCTACCACTGGTTCTACTGATGACCATTATCAGCTGAGGAGAGAAGAGTACAGTTTCTCTGCTGAAGTCCCATCAAATATAAGATCAAACCAACAAGCAGCAGTGAGAGGGACTGATTACAATAGCCCGCCCACAAAGCTATCATGGTTTGGTGAGAATTTGGTGCGTAGGCCTCTACGTCGAGGTGTTCCAGAAAGCTTCGTATCAGAGGGGTCCTCTCTGAAAAATAGATTCATATCAGCTTTTGGATTTTCATCTACGCCAGATAAGCCTCCTGGTTTGAGGAACGAAGGACAAAATTTATGCTTCATGAACAGTATTATACAGTGTTTAGCAAGAACTCCAAAATTGACCCAGTTGTTGAGTCTAGAATCTTCTAAGGAGTCGGAATGCTCCATGGAAGAGGCGCTACTGTTATCCTCAATTGTAGAAATCATAGAAAACTGTAAAGTAGAGGGTAATACTAAAGTTTTAGATCCTATTGCATTTCGTCAGGCAGCGTCAAGTCTATCAAACAGTGTTGTTGCCATGCCAACTGGGAGACAGACACAGCAGGATGCAGCCGAGTTTTACATGTGGTTCATGGACTCACTTCACTGTCTCCTTAATAAAAATAGGAAGAGCAGCCCAAATG aagACAAAAAGTCTAATACAAATGAGAGATTAAAGACATTAAAATTTATCTATGGTGATCTCAACCCAGCAAAATTACAGGACCTGAAGTTGGCTTGTAAGCAAGAG ATTGAACAAGCACATGGTCTACAAAATAACTCTTATGCCGAACCTGTACAACGACTGAGCGACTTGGAATGGCTGACATACAAAGCCGAGAACAGCTCGGTGATAGATAACCTCTTCACTGGCCAGCTAGTCATTGGATACCACTGCCTTACTGACAATCGTATCACTGTCAATATGCAAACCTTTAATATACTCCCAGTACCAATTGTGTCTCCTCGTGAGGTTTCTGGCTTAGTCATGCTTGCCGACTGCTTCACAACATTTTGTAATGTAGAGCATCTAACAGGACAGGATGGTCTGGATCATACCGCGTGGTGTCCTGGGGCAGAGAAAACTTCTACACCAGTACGCAATGTATTCAGCCCCTCTGCGCCAAAAGTGAATGGAAGGAAAAGAGTATTCTCAAGTGTGGACTCAGTGCTAGGGGCTTCACCTGTTCCGAGTAATCCAATGTCTCCAATACCGGGGAATGGTGAGTTTGTGAATGACAGTGGCTTTCAGGATTCTCTGTTCAAAACATCAACTCCTATTGCAGACGGCGGGAAATTCAGCTTTATACCTCAGCACCAGAGGTTGAAGGATGCACAGAGAAGATGTCTACTTCGGCAGCTACCGGAATGTCTTGTAATACAGCTTATGAGGTTTAATTACAATCCGTTCAGCAGACAGTCAAATAAAATTCAGACACCTGTGTCTATCCCGCTTCGTGATCTAGATCTTACACAGATCATGTTTGATACCGTCACCAACCGCGAGGATTTGTCCGCACCAGAACACAGTCACAAGTACGACTTGTATGGAGTTTGTGTCCATCTCGGTGCAGATACGACCAGCTACGGACACTATATCAGCTATTGTCTACAGCCAGAAAACAACACCTGGTACAAGTTTGACGACGAGAATGTCACGGAAGTCAACATGGAGTATGAACTGACAATGCGGGAGCTCAGAGAAAACGCGTACATCCTCTTCTACAAAAAGGCAGCCACAACGTCCACCCAAACCTGA